A genome region from Brassica oleracea var. oleracea cultivar TO1000 chromosome C2, BOL, whole genome shotgun sequence includes the following:
- the LOC106325185 gene encoding uncharacterized protein LOC106325185, translating into MEDDRKEKNSPWLSVPQFGDWDQKSGGGAMPDYSMDFTKIREMRKQNKRDPSLASFGNEEELIKPPESSAPIAKLTTVHSENKQHFSPDHHHQPHSPSARRSIFSCFNCCVKA; encoded by the exons ATGGAGGATGACAGAAAAGAG AAGAACTCTCCATGGCTATCTGTGCCACAGTTTGGTGACTGGGACCAGAAAAGCGGAGGAGGAGCAATGCCTGATTACTCGATGGATTTCACCAAGATCAGGGAGATGAGGAAACAGAACAAGAGAGACCCTTCTCTAGCCAGTTTTGGCAACGAGGAAGAGCTCATCAAGCCACCCGAGTCATCAGCACCAATAGCTAAACTCACAACTGTCCATAGTGAAAACAAACAACACTTCTCTCCGGACCACCATCACCAACCACATTCCCCTTCT GCGAGGAGAAGCATCTTCAGCTGCTTTAACTGCTGCGTCAAAGCTTGA